The following are encoded in a window of Methanocorpusculum vombati genomic DNA:
- a CDS encoding YczE/YyaS/YitT family protein: protein MPKYFSCEYIPTQPRTVYFKLARKYGVFIFGLFIMATGIALSIRADMGITPISSLPYVVSLGVPLTVGMLTILLHAGFLVIEFLLMPREFEAIQLLQLGAAVVFGVFIDLVLAGLVWLVPGSYPEQVLLVVASCVLLGIGICFEVAPNVLMMASEGMLTAAVRRFHVEFGTVKVLLDVGLVVLSVVLSLVMFSTVYGVREGTVIAAVLVGICVKLFKLPVYAIARRFIG, encoded by the coding sequence CTTTTCCTGCGAATATATACCCACGCAACCGAGAACAGTTTATTTCAAATTAGCCCGAAAATATGGTGTTTTCATATTCGGGCTCTTTATTATGGCTACAGGCATTGCCCTGTCGATTCGTGCGGATATGGGGATTACGCCGATCTCGAGTCTGCCGTATGTGGTGAGTCTCGGGGTGCCGCTGACGGTGGGGATGCTGACGATTCTGCTGCATGCGGGTTTTCTGGTCATTGAGTTTCTGCTGATGCCGCGGGAGTTTGAGGCAATCCAGCTGCTGCAGCTGGGTGCTGCGGTGGTGTTCGGGGTGTTTATTGATCTGGTGCTTGCAGGTCTTGTCTGGCTGGTGCCGGGCAGTTATCCGGAACAGGTGCTGCTGGTTGTGGCAAGTTGTGTGCTGCTTGGGATCGGTATCTGTTTTGAGGTGGCGCCGAATGTGCTGATGATGGCAAGCGAAGGTATGCTTACGGCGGCGGTCCGCAGGTTTCATGTGGAGTTCGGGACCGTGAAGGTTCTGCTGGATGTGGGGCTGGTGGTGCTTTCGGTTGTGCTGTCGCTCGTGATGTTTTCAACGGTGTACGGGGTACGGGAAGGAACGGTGATTGCAGCGGTGCTGGTGGGTATCTGTGTGAAGCTGTTCAAGCTGCCGGTATATGCAATAGCGCGGCGGTTCATCGGCTGA